The following coding sequences are from one Triticum aestivum cultivar Chinese Spring chromosome 5A, IWGSC CS RefSeq v2.1, whole genome shotgun sequence window:
- the LOC123102528 gene encoding UNC93-like protein 3 isoform X1: MDSTATGPELAASHDEEEAAPLVSGAGDGRRGAGTASQTRDLHLLSLAFFFVFLAYHAAQNLQSTVNTDGNLGSISLGLLYTSFTAFSVVGSPVVRAMGSRRALVLGTSGYLLFIAANLAPSWYTMVPASLYLGFTASIIWVGQGTYLTSAALSHARDNNLPDGPTLGSFNGEFWGVFASTQVIGNLISLALLRNGKDGGSVTGKNLLFVVFLGCMIIGIVLMCLLSKRDEKRDNASTHSSFGSMLKYIVAPLKDRRMILLIPLIAYSGLQQAFVWAVFTKSIVTPVLGISGVGGAMAIYGASDVVCSLVAGRFTSGLHSATFIVSVGAIVQAVVLFWLLLFYSPMEGLLGAAIPLFIGALWGVGDGVLNTQLSALLGLLFEDVKEAAFAQLKVWQSGAIAVIFFLSPSITLQAMLILMATSLVISFGLFLLLTLVVEKPSSIRA; this comes from the exons ATGGACTCCACAGCGACCGGACCCGAGCTCGCGGCGTCccacgacgaggaggaggcggctcCCCTCGTCTCCGGCGCCGGCGACGGCCGCCGCGGCGCAGGCACAGCGTCGCAGACCCGCGACCTGCACCTCCTCAGCCtggccttcttcttcgtcttcctcgcctaCCACGCCGCCCAGAACCTCCAGAGCACCGTCAACACG GACGGCAATTTGGGTTCGATATCGCTGGGCTTGCTGTACACGTCGTTCACGGCGTTCTCGGTCGTGGGTTCGCCGGTGGTGCGAGCGATGGGGTCCAGGCGGGCGCTCGTGCTCGGCACCTCCGGCTACCTCCTCTTCATCGCCGCCAACCTCGCCCCCTCCTG GTACACAATGGTACCAGCTTCACTGTACCTGGGTTTTACCGCATCAATCATTTGGGTTGGGCAG GGCACATATCTTACTTCTGCTGCCCTCAGTCATGCAAGAGACAACAATTTGCCCGACGGTCCAACTTTAGGAAGCTTTAATGGAGAATTCTGGGGTGTGTTCGCTAGCACACAG GTCATTGGGAATTTGATCTCACTTGCTCTACTGAGAAATGGAAAG GATGGAGGAAGTGTAACAGGAAAAAATCTGCTGTTTGTTGTGTTCCTTGGATGCATGATTATCGGCATTGTATTGATGTGTTTACTGTCCAAAAGGGATGAGAAACGAGATAATGCTTCGACACACTCCTCATTTGGATCTATGTTGAAGTATATTGTTGCCCCTCTCAAGGACCGTAGGATGATTCTTCTGATCCCTCTTATCGCATATTCAGGTTTACAGCAGGCATTTGTATG GGCTGTATTCACAAAGAGTATTGTGACACCTGTGCTTGGCATATCTGGAGTTGGTGGCGCCATGGCAATTTATGGCGCATCTGATGTAGTT TGTTCATTGGTTGCTGGACGTTTTACCTCTGGGCTTCATTCAGCTACATTTATAGTGTCAGTTGGAGCTATCGTTCAGGCTGTGGTCCTGTTCTGGTTGCTTCTTTTTTACAG TCCAATGGAGGGGCTACTTGGTGCAGCGATTCCACTATTTATAGGTGCCTTATGGGGTGTTGGTGACGGAGTCTTGAACACACAGTTAAGCGCATTACTTGGATTGCTGTTCGAGGATGTCAAG GAAGCAGCTTTTGCACAGTTGAAGGTTTGGCAATCAGGTGCCATCGCAGTCATCTTCTTCTTGAGCCCAAGCATCACACTACAAGCAATGCTTATCTTGATGGCCACATCACTCGTCATCTCCTTTGGCTTGTTCCTGTTACTTACCCTTGTTGTCGAGAAGCCATCAAGCATCAGAGCATGA
- the LOC123102528 gene encoding UNC93-like protein 3 isoform X2 produces the protein MDARRDDEEEAAAPLLGAPAPRSHAADVHVLSAAFVCLFSAYSAAQNLQSTVNDEGDLGTVSMGVLYTSFTLFAVAASPVVRWLGASRALVIGTSGYLLFILANLVPTWYTMVPASLYLGFTASIIWVGQGTYLTSAALSHARDNNLPDGPTLGSFNGEFWGVFASTQVIGNLISLALLRNGKDGGSVTGKNLLFVVFLGCMIIGIVLMCLLSKRDEKRDNASTHSSFGSMLKYIVAPLKDRRMILLIPLIAYSGLQQAFVWAVFTKSIVTPVLGISGVGGAMAIYGASDVVCSLVAGRFTSGLHSATFIVSVGAIVQAVVLFWLLLFYSPMEGLLGAAIPLFIGALWGVGDGVLNTQLSALLGLLFEDVKEAAFAQLKVWQSGAIAVIFFLSPSITLQAMLILMATSLVISFGLFLLLTLVVEKPSSIRA, from the exons ATGGACGCCCgccgcgacgacgaggaggaggcggcggcgccgctCCTGGGCGCGCCCGCTCCGAGGAGCCACGCCGCCGACGTGCACGTCCTCTCCGCCGCGTTCGTGTGCTTGTTCTCCGCCTACAGCGCCGCCCAGAACCTCCAGAGCACCGTCAACGAC GAGGGCGACCTGGGCACCGTCTCCATGGGGGTGCTTTACACCTCCTTCACGCTCTTCGCGGTCGCGGCGTCGCCTGTGGTCAGGTGGCTGGGCGCCAGCCGCGCGCTCGTCATCGGCACCAGCGGCTATCTGCTCTTCATCCTCGCCAACCTGGTCCCGACATG GTACACAATGGTACCAGCTTCACTGTACCTGGGTTTTACCGCATCAATCATTTGGGTTGGGCAG GGCACATATCTTACTTCTGCTGCCCTCAGTCATGCAAGAGACAACAATTTGCCCGACGGTCCAACTTTAGGAAGCTTTAATGGAGAATTCTGGGGTGTGTTCGCTAGCACACAG GTCATTGGGAATTTGATCTCACTTGCTCTACTGAGAAATGGAAAG GATGGAGGAAGTGTAACAGGAAAAAATCTGCTGTTTGTTGTGTTCCTTGGATGCATGATTATCGGCATTGTATTGATGTGTTTACTGTCCAAAAGGGATGAGAAACGAGATAATGCTTCGACACACTCCTCATTTGGATCTATGTTGAAGTATATTGTTGCCCCTCTCAAGGACCGTAGGATGATTCTTCTGATCCCTCTTATCGCATATTCAGGTTTACAGCAGGCATTTGTATG GGCTGTATTCACAAAGAGTATTGTGACACCTGTGCTTGGCATATCTGGAGTTGGTGGCGCCATGGCAATTTATGGCGCATCTGATGTAGTT TGTTCATTGGTTGCTGGACGTTTTACCTCTGGGCTTCATTCAGCTACATTTATAGTGTCAGTTGGAGCTATCGTTCAGGCTGTGGTCCTGTTCTGGTTGCTTCTTTTTTACAG TCCAATGGAGGGGCTACTTGGTGCAGCGATTCCACTATTTATAGGTGCCTTATGGGGTGTTGGTGACGGAGTCTTGAACACACAGTTAAGCGCATTACTTGGATTGCTGTTCGAGGATGTCAAG GAAGCAGCTTTTGCACAGTTGAAGGTTTGGCAATCAGGTGCCATCGCAGTCATCTTCTTCTTGAGCCCAAGCATCACACTACAAGCAATGCTTATCTTGATGGCCACATCACTCGTCATCTCCTTTGGCTTGTTCCTGTTACTTACCCTTGTTGTCGAGAAGCCATCAAGCATCAGAGCATGA
- the LOC123106674 gene encoding protein TsetseEP-like, which translates to MRASAFSLCLLLALVAANVASLAVAGRAPELKHEPSLEPKPTPQPDPKPDPQTDPKLAPKPDPTPKPDPKLAPKPDPKPDPKPVPKPDPAPKPDPKPAPKPDPAPKPDPKPDPQPDPRPAPKPDPKPTPDPKPAPGPSPKPDPKPQTPEQSSSQPKQPPRSPSGYFN; encoded by the coding sequence ATGAGGGCATCCGCCTTCTCGCTGTGCTTGCTGTTGGCCCTCGTCGCGGCAAATGTTGCTAGCCTCGCCGTCGCTGGGAGGGCGCCGGAGCTGAAACATGAGCCCAGCCTAGAGCCGAAGCCTACGCCACAGCCTGACCCCAAACCAGACCCGCAGACCGACCCTAAACTCGCGCCGAAACCTGACCCGACACCCAAGCCCGACCCTAAACTCGCGCCAAAACCTGACCCAAAACCAGACCCAAAACCGGTGCCGAAACCTGACCCAGCACCCAAGCCCGACCCCAAACCGGCGCCGAAACCTGACCCAGCACCCAAACCCGACCCCAAACCAGACCCGCAGCCCGACCCTAGACCGGCGCCAAAGCCTGACCCCAAGCCCACGCCCGACCCAAAGCCTGCCCCGGGCCCCAGCCCGAAGCCGGACCCCAAACCCCAGACGCCGGAACAATCGTCCTCGCAGCCGAAGCAGCCGCCACGTTCGCCGTCAGGCTACTTCAACTGA